Proteins from one Ipomoea triloba cultivar NCNSP0323 chromosome 1, ASM357664v1 genomic window:
- the LOC116025441 gene encoding protein kri1-like — protein MKLFEGDNDDVEKLSKIEINKEFARRFEHNKKREDLQRFEELKKKGLVDEDDSSDESEDDDDDEDFGKPISEKDAEFFNALIKIRNKDPILLNKDAKLFESESESEPDSEADDKKKEKAKKKMYLKDVASKHLIEEGPEFNDEDEEEDKDKMKVKTYSEEQEELRKEFLDAAEKMEMENERDGEDFFKVKERGDEDVEDDDDAEEFSKKLDEYFGEDDKLDENDRFLKDYFRNKMWMNSDEKVGKEDDVGFEFSEDEEEIEKQEDYERDFNFRFEENAGDRVWGHSRKVEGSVRKKTNARKLQRERKEERMAKEEDERKEELKRLKNLKKKEMREKLQKIKETAGIGDDGVCLLDEDDLEEEFNPEEYDKKMKKAFGEAYYEAEDVNPDFGSDEDADEGDLEKPDFDKEDELLGLPKGWDEMNQPREGFLSIRERILKSQENTGEEHETVDEEDGVSEEGKRKKKRRKDSVVMQAAKDQLMEEYYKLDYEDAIGDLKTRFKYKPVNAKRFGLSTEEMLMLDDKELNQYVPLKTLAPYRDKDWKVPRAKRHQQKQKIKELIQGKTLDIRKNEKKRPRDQETTIVANYTENEKPHLEGSNGDTSTLSRKKRRKMRLAELKTSHRRLLAFGFNKKK, from the coding sequence ATGAAGTTATTTGAAGGCGACAACGATGATGTAGAGAAGCTGAGCAAAATCGAGATAAACAAGGAGTTTGCTCGCCGATTCGAGCACAACAAGAAGAGAGAGGACTTGCAGAGATTCGAGGAGTTGAAGAAGAAGGGTCTTGTCGACGAAGATGACTCCTCAGACGAGtcagaagatgatgatgatgacgaagACTTTGGGAAGCCAATTAGTGAAAAAGACGCAGAGTTCTTTAATGCTCTAATTAAGATCAGAAACAAAGACCCCATTTTGCTAAACAAAGATGCTAAATTATTTGAGTCTGAATCTGAGTCCGAGCCTGATTCTGAGGCTGATgataagaagaaagaaaaggctAAGAAGAAGATGTATTTGAAAGATGTAGCGTCAAAGCATTTGATAGAGGAGGGGCCGGAGTTcaatgatgaagatgaagaagaggatAAGGATAAGATGAAGGTGAAGACATACTCAGAGGAGCAAGAGGAGCTGAGGAAGGAGTTCCTGGATGCAGCGGAGAAAATGGAGATGGAGAATGAGCGGGATGGAGAGGACTTCTTTAAGGTAAAAGAGAGAGGTGATGAGGATGTGGAGGATGATGACGACGCTGAGGAGTTCTCCAAGAAGTTGGATGAGTATTTTGGGGAGGATGATAAGTTAGATGAGAATGACCGGTTTCTGAAAGATTATTTCAGGAATAAAATGTGGATGAATAGTGATGAGAAGGTTGGCAAGGAAGATGATGTGGGATTTGAATTCTCAGAGGATGAGGAGGAGATTGAGAAGCAGGAGGATTATGAGAGGGATTTCAATTTCAGGTTTGAAGAGAATGCTGGTGATAGGGTATGGGGACACTCAAGGAAAGTTGAGGGTTCGGTAAGGAAGAAAACCAATGCAAGGAAATTGCAGAGGGAGAGGAAGGAAGAGAGGATGGCAAAGGAAGAGGATGAGAGGAAGGAGGAGTTGAAGCGACTGAAGAATTTGAAGAAGAAGGAGATGAGGGAGAAGCTTCAGAAGATTAAGGAGACTGCAGGGATTGGAGATGATGGGGTTTGCTTGTTAGATGAGGATGATTTGGAAGAGGAATTCAATCCAGAGGAGTACGATAAGAAGATGAAAAAGGCATTTGGAGAGGCTTACTATGAGGCAGAAGATGTGAACCCTGACTTTGGGAGTGATGAGGATGCAGATGAAGGTGATCTTGAAAAGCCTGATTTTGACAAGGAGGACGAGTTACTTGGGCTTCCAAAGGGATGGGATGAAATGAATCAGCCACGTGAGGGGTTCTTATCAATTAGGGAAAGAATTTTGAAAAGCCAGGAAAATACAGGCGAAGAGCATGAAACAGTAGATGAAGAAGATGGGGTGTCTGAAGAAGGTAAGCGGAAAAAGAAGCGAAGGAAGGATAGTGTTGTCATGCAGGCAGCTAAGGATCAATTAATGGAGGAATATTATAAGTTAGACTATGAGGATGCGATAGGTGACTTAAAGACTAGGTTTAAGTATAAACCTGTCAATGCTAAAAGATTCGGCTTGAGTACTGAGGAGATGTTAATGTTGGATGACAAGGAGTTGAATCAATATGTACCTCTAAAGACGTTGGCACCATATCGAGACAAGGATTGGAAGGTGCCCCGAGCTAAGAGACACCAGCAAAAgcagaaaattaaagaattaattcagGGGAAGACACTAGACATCAGGAAGAATGAGAAAAAGAGGCCAAGGGATCAGGAAACCACAATAGTGGCAAATTATACAGAAAATGAGAAACCACATTTGGAGGGATCAAATGGCGATACAAGCACTCTATCGAGGAAAAAGAGGAGAAAGATGCGTCTAGCTGAACTTAAGACATCTCACCGGAGGCTTTTGGCATTTGGGTTCAATAAGAAGAAGTAG